DNA sequence from the Methylomonas albis genome:
GGAAACCGCATTGCGGCATCTGGAACGCGGCGGCGAAGAATTGCAGCGGCAACGCAACCGGCTGCGTCAGGAAGAAATTGTAGAGGAAATCGAGTTGATGGTGGGGCGGCGTTGACGCGCCACCGGCTCATCCTCGCATGCTGTGCGGCCTGTTCCTGATTGTCCGCACAACTTCCAGGGCTAACCCTGTGCAGCAGGCGCATCGCTTTCGGACCTGCCTAATTATGGTGGCTTGCGGTTTTACCATTTATCTCGAACAAGCCGTGTTGGCTGAATAAAAAAGGAAGACGACTATGAATAAAACACTCTTTTTAGCCATGCTGACATTGTCGGTCTCCGCCGTCCAGGCTATTCCGCCGGTCGATCCGGCCCGACTCGACGAAGTGCAGGAGCGCGGCAGCCATGTGATGCCGTTTGATCTGGAAAAAACCCTGCATATCTTCGATAAGACCGAAACCGGCGGACTTCAACAAGTGATAGCCAAGGATGCCGCTGACAGCGAACAAATTGGCTTGGCGCGCAGCCATCTGTCGCAACTGGCTACGCATTTTGCCGCTGGCGATTTTTCCGGGCCGCGCCGTATCCATGGTGACGATATGCCTGGGGTTAAGGCGCTGGCGTCGGCGGCCGGAAAAATACGTTTCGTTTATCGGGAGTTGCCGAACGGCGCGGAAATCGAATATGCGACGGCAGATAAGGCGTTGATCGAGGCTATACATAGTTATTTCGACGCTCAGCTCAGCGACCACGCCCGTCATGCGGTGCCCGGCGGACATGGCATGCATCACGGTCATCAGCCATAACTTTGTCCGCAAGACCATCATGTTCGATGATGAAACTATCCG
Encoded proteins:
- a CDS encoding aspartate carbamoyltransferase, translated to MNKTLFLAMLTLSVSAVQAIPPVDPARLDEVQERGSHVMPFDLEKTLHIFDKTETGGLQQVIAKDAADSEQIGLARSHLSQLATHFAAGDFSGPRRIHGDDMPGVKALASAAGKIRFVYRELPNGAEIEYATADKALIEAIHSYFDAQLSDHARHAVPGGHGMHHGHQP